One Heterodontus francisci isolate sHetFra1 chromosome 3, sHetFra1.hap1, whole genome shotgun sequence DNA window includes the following coding sequences:
- the LOC137353311 gene encoding myelin and lymphocyte protein-like: MSAPAASTSPIPSGGKVCTSFPELLMLGEFVFGGLVWILVASARVSFAADQGWVMFVSVFCFVITTLLLILYLAGVQNSSSAWTAVDVFYHFIAAVFYLSVAVLEASDTRLILVNSNPKSYKINIAATVFAFVATLLYTIHGILSILRWKSSS, from the exons ATGTCAGCTCCAGCTGCTTCAACTAGCCCCATACCATCTGGGGGGAAAGTGTGTACATCATTTCCGGAGCTCCTGATGTTGGGTGAATTT GTTTTTGGTGGCCTGGTTTGGATCCTTGTGGCTTCTGCTCGAGTTTCATTTGCAGCGGATCAAGGCTGGGTGATGTTTGTTTCAGTCTTCTGCTTTGTTATAACTACATTGCTGCTCATACTGTACctggctggagttcagaacagttcatctgcatggactgcagtg GATGTCTTCTACCATTTCATTGCAGCTGTGTTTTATTTAAGTGTTGCAGTTCTGGAGGCGAGTGACACAAGGCTCATTTTAGTAAACTCGAATCCAAAAAGTTACAAAATCAACATTGCTGCCACA GTGTTTGCATTCGTGGCCACCTTACTTTACACGATACATGGGATATTGTCAATACTGAGATGGAAGTCTTCCTCATGA